The Methanobacterium sp. genomic interval TGTATTCTCTAATCCAAAATATGTGGAACAAGCAGAGGATTTTGGTAGGGTTTCCGAGAGATTTGTTCAAATTACCATATCTAAAGAGGATATTAAGGAAGTAATTTCCAAGCGGATTCTTAAAAAAAGTAATGAGCAAAAATTAGAATTAGAATCATTATTATCTGATTATAAAGAGAAATTTCCACCTATAAATGCTAATCCAGATGCATTTATTGATATTTTCCCCATACATCCATATGTAATTAAAATATTTGACGAATTGCCCTATTTTGAAAAAAGAGGAGTTATTCAGTTTAGTATGGAGAAAGTATCCCAGATTTTATATGAAGAATTTCCTAAATTCATTACTTATGACGCTGTTTTTGATGAAATCAACTCCAAACATACCATTAGAAATTTAGATAACATTATTTCTATTGTTGATGCTGTGGAAACATTAGATACTAAAATAGATACATTACCTGAACGTGACCAGGAAGATGCTCTTAGATTAGTCAAGGCGCTAGGAATTTTGGCTATTTATGGTAAAACTAAATTAAATGGTGCTACTCCGGAAGAACTTGCTAATACCTTGTTAATATTGTCTGAAGGAATGGATAGTAAAGATAAAATCGCTGTCTTATTAAATAGGGTTCGTACTGCCGCTAATGGCCAATATATAGTAAAAGATAAAGATTATTATTATCTAGATGTGGCTGGTGTGGATTATGAAGCGATTATCGAGAGGAAAATAGCTGGTGGAATCCAAAAAGGTATGGAAGATGAAGAATTCTTAAAATTAATTAAATACAGTGATTTAATTAATTCAGATAGAGAAGAATCTTATATAAGAACTTTCATAGATTCTTGTACCTGGTCCGATAGGAAATCTTTCAGACTAGGATCATTTATTTACGATGATAATTCTGAAAATGTCATAAACGGTGAATATGATTTTAATTTAGTGGTTTTATCCCCTTACAAAAATCAATCAAAATTATCCAGCTCAAGAAACACTGGAATATTATCTATTGGAATAAATGATGAATTAAATTATATTCTAAAAAGATTGGCTGCCATTAGATTACTTATCAGTGAAAATTTTGAAAAAACAGTGATGCAAAAACTATTCAGTGAATCTGAAAAGGAAGCTAAAAAACTCATTTTAAAGATGTTTTTAGAAGCCAATATTGAAATTGCAGGGGAAAAGAAAAAAATCAAATCAGTTATTCCTAAAGAACCTGATAACTTCAATGAATTCTTCCATGATTTAAAGGAAAAATTGTTCAATGATTATTTCACTGAAAAATATCCGAAATATCCTAAATTCTTAAATCAACTTTCTCATAATAATATAAAAGGCGAAGTTGAGGATACTATTACTTCTTTAACCCAAAAAGGAGAATCCGCATTATTTTCCAATACAAAAAATATGCTGGTAGCTTTAGGTTTACTAAATATTGATGGATACATCGATACCAGCACTTCTATTTACTCTACACGTATAACTGAAAAACTTCAGGAAAATAAAGGGAAAAATGTTAGTGTGGAAGAACTAGTGGAAAGATTATCCATCTCTCCCTTTGGATTAGATAAAGAACTAATTCAATTAATATTAGTGGTTTTAACCTATAATGGAGAGATAAATCTCCGTAAAAAAGGTGGAGGGACCATTACTTCCTCTGATTTAGCTGTGATCTTTAAATCTGGTCTGCGCACATTTGAGAATATTCCCTATGCCATTATCGATGATGGTCCTGATATTGAAAAGTTATCTAAATTATTCAGGGCCATAGATTTGAATCCAGGTTTGATTCGGGATAAAAAAGAGATTTCTAAAGCTTTACAAGAATTTAGAACAAAAGTACTGGAAATAAAAGAAGATATTGAAGGTATAAATAGTGCTTTTTCTGAGATTTCGCTAAAAACAGACCCCTTAATTAATTTATCTGAATTAGAACAGAAGATTGGTCTAATTGATGAATTTCCCTTAGAACAATTATATTCTGTAAAAACAGCTAATGATTTCAAGAAAATTGAAGATTTAGGGGATGAAGCGGACAATATTAAAGGAACAATTGATCTAATCCAAAATATTAGAGGATTAATCTTAGATTATAATGAATTCATCTATAAAGATTATTCATATGTAGAGAATTCTTTAAAATGGATGGAGGATTACCCAAAAATTTTCTCTGAATCAGATCGGACTATTCTAAAGGATTTAGAAAAAGAGATTTCACCACTCATAGAAATTAATGCTCTTTTAAAATCTGAAAATCGGAGAATGCTTAAGGGGAAGTTACAACAATATAAACTTAGATATGGAACTATTTACTTCTCAAAACACGAAAAAACAATTGGTCAGGATATTAAATGGCAAAAACTTGAGGATATTAATCAAAATCCAGAAATGAAACGATTAAGAAATATGAAAACCATTACTGGAATTAATGCTCTGAGATTAAATAAAATGGATGAAGAAATCATATCTCTATCTCACTCTAAGTGTAACCAACTTAAAGAAGAACAGTTGCATGATACGAATTATTATTGTCCATGGTGTAAGTTCCCCCTAAATCTAAAAGGAATTGACAATATCAACCAGGAAATTGATATTTTAGAAGATTCTATTGATGAAATTTCTAAGGAATGGACCACCACCATATTGGATGATATTGAAGCCTACAGAGATAATATAGGACTACTCTCTAACGAAGAACAGGATATAATCACTGAAATAAAGGATAAACAGGAATTACCTGACGAAATCAATCAAGAGGTTATTAGTGCATTAAATAACTTGTTTAAACAGATAGAACCAGTTAAAATTAATCCAAATAGTTTTATTGAATTTATATTCTCAGATTCGGCCTCTTTAGATTATGATTCTTTCACTGAAAAACTGGATCAATATAAAAAAGAGGTCCTGGGCAATAAAGACAAACGAAATATCAGGATACTATGGGAGGAGGAATAAAAATGGATAAAAAATCTGTTAAACCATTAGAAGAACTACTGGATTCAGTTAGAGATATTGATGGTTTTCCCATAGGGGAAGATGAAGATATTCTAGCCCTTTCTGACCCTCCATTTTATACTGCTTGTCCTAATCCCTATATTGAAGAGTTTATTGAAGAATACGGAACTCATTATGATCCAGAGAATGATGATTATAAAAGGAAACCATTTATTGCGAATGTGAGTGAAGGAAAAAACTCTTCCATTTATAATGCTTTTTCATACCATACTAAAGTACCACATAAAGCAATTATCCCCTTCATTGAACATTACACCGAACCTGGCGATATTGTTTTTGATGGGTTTTGTGGTAGTGGAATGACTGGAGTCGCTGCCCAAATGAGTAATAGAAAAGCGATTTTATCAGATATTTCTACTGTCGCCAGTTTCATTGCATATAATTATAATAATCCGGTTCATCCTAAAGAATTTGAAAAAAAAGCTAATGAGATTATAAAAGCCGTAGAAAAGGAATGTGGCTGGATGTATGAAACATATCATAGAGGCTTTGATTCTAAATCAAATGGTATTTTTTCTGATGATAAAAGTTATCAAAAAGGTGTAATTAACTATACAGTTTGGAGTGATGTTTTAATTTGTCCTTATTGTAATGCAGAATACGTTTTTTGGGATGCTGCAGTAATTAAAGAAACTAAAAAAGTTAAAAGTGATTATTTATGTCCTGAATGTGACGCAAAAATCACTAAAAAGAGTTCAAAAAGGGCGTTCGAAGAGTTCTTTGATAATTCATTAAGGAAAAAAATTTCTCAAGCAAAACAAGTTCCTGTGTTAATAAACTATAAATTAGGTAAGAAAAAATTTGAGAAAGTACCTGATAAACATGACTTAAATATATTAAAAAAGATTAACGAAATGGAAATTCCGTTTTGGTATCCTACTAATGAGCTTCCTAATGGTTTCAACACAGAACAGCCTAAAAGATCTCATGGAATAACTAACATACATCATTTTTATACAAAAAGAAATCTGTGGGTTTTAAGTAGCATTTGGGAAAAAATTAAAGATACTAATTTAAAAATAATGCTCTTAATTTTACTCGTAAACAATTCAAGAATGTCAAGATACGGATCAAGGACTGGAAATGTATCTGGAACTTTATATGTCCCATCAATGATGAAAGAATTAAATGTATTAGAATACTTAAAAAGGAAACTAAAAGGACAAAGAGGAATTTTAAATCCATTAAAATCATTAAATAAATGTTTAACGGAAAATAGTTCAATATCAATTAATTCTATTACAATGTTAAAATTGAAAGATAATTCTGTTGATTATATTTTCACTGATCCTCCATTTGGTTCAAATTTGATGTATTCTGAACTAAATTTAATAACTGAATCTTGGTTAAAAGTGTTTACAAACAACAATAAAGAAGCAATTATCAATAAAACACAAAATAAAGCTTTAAATGAATATACAGAGTTAATGACACAAAGTTTTAAAGAAATGTATCGAATTCTTAAACCTAAGCGTTGGATAACAATAGTTTTTCATAATTCAAAGGCTTCTGTGTGGAATTCTATACAAGAAAGTGTTAATCGAGCTGGTTTCATTATAGAGCAAGTCACAACTCTTGATAAACAACAAGGTAGTTTCAAACAAGTCACTTCGGCGGGTGCTGTGAAAAATGATTTGATTATTAATGCATATAAACCTAAAGAGGAATTTTCTAGGCGTTTTATAGCAAATGCTGGTGAAAATATGGAAATTGATTTCATCACCGAAATACTTGAACATTTACCCATCAGACCAAATATAGGTCGAACTGAACAAATGTTATATTCAAAAACCCTTGCACATTACGTAGAAAATGGATTCAAAATCAGATTTAACTCTACAAATTTCCATCAACTTCTTAGTGATAATTTAACTGAATTAGATGGCTATTGGTTCACAGATAGTCAAGTTAAAGAATATAATGAATGGAAAAGTGGCCTAAGCTTAGATCAGTTAAAAGAAGTCTTAGACGGTCAGCAAGTATTAGTAGTAACTGATGAAAAATCTGCTCTGACATGGATTTATAATTTCTTGAATAAACCAAAGGATTTCAGTGAAATATTATCTGCATTCAATCCTATTTCTCAAAAATCTGATGATGTAATCCCGGAACTCCGGGAAATCCTAGATAATAACTTCATCATTGAAAATGGAAAATACCGACGTCCACTGAATCAACAGGAAAAAGAGGAAATCAATAAAAACAGAGAAAAAGAACTGGACCGAGCATTTGAAAAACTCCTCAACCAGGCTAAAACACAGAAAGGAAAAATCAAAAACATACGAAGAGAAGCCTTGGTCCATGGATTCACCAAATGCTACCAGGAAGGTCGTTACCAAGACATACTAACCATTGCCGACAAATTATACGCCAGCACCCTGGAATCCAGTGGAGAAATTATGGATTTCATAGACATCGCCCGTATAAAAACATCCGGAGAAGAGTAAGTTTCAGGAGTTTTTATCATGGAAATCGGGGACAAAATACTAAGTGATTTGTACTTAGAATATGGTGAGGGGACCATAATCTCTAAAAGAGAAATATTCTCAGAAGAATATTTCAAAATCTTTTTTGAAGATGTCTGCAAAACAGTTGAGATTAAAGGGGATGATATTAAACCAATTGAAACTCCTTTAAACCTTTTATCAAACTCTAGATTCTCTCCAACCCTTGATTTTAAATTGAATTATTTAGCCCATTCACTTAAGGCTATAGCCTCGGAAGAGAAAGCTCTTTCACCAGTTAACTTTAAAATAAAACCTCTGCCTCACCAATTACTGGCCCTTAATTTTGTAATTGATCAATTTAGACCTCGCTGTCTTTTAGCCGATGAAGTAGGGTTAGGTAAGACTATTGAAGCAGCTCTGGTAATGGAAGAACTAAAACTGCGAAATATTGTAAAAAGAGTGCTTATTGTAGCTCCTGCTGGTTTAACTCAGCAATGGAAAGATGAATTACAACTTAAATTCTCAGAAGATTTCTCAATTTTTGATGGGAATAGTTTTAAATCATTTAAACAACTTTATGGTTTGGAAACTAATGTCTGGACCAAATTTGATAATGTTATAACTTCTATTGATTTTTTAAAGCCTCGGAAGAGTCATTCAGATCTATCCGAACGTGAGAAGAATCGGCGAGACGAACACAATAAGTTTGTATTTGAGGATTGTGTGAATGCTGGCTGGGATATGGTGATAATAGATGAGGCTCATAAATTAGCAAAAGCTGATGGAACAGAAGAAACAGCCCGTTATAAATTGGGTAAAGCATTATCCGATTCTGTGCCTATATTTTTGATTTTAACAGCAACTCCTCATCAGGGCAAACCGGATGTTTTCAAGAATCTCTTGAGATTAGTGGATCCCTACACTTTTAATCGCATAGAAGATTTGAAACCTAAAAATGTGAAAAAAATAACAGTTAAAAATCGTAAACGAGCCAGTATTGATTTTAATGGAGATAAATTATTTAAAGAAAGAATAACGACTTTGAGAAAGATTAAATGGGAAATGGGAGTAGATGATCCTGAAAAAGAACTATATCAAGAAGTTGTTAATTATGTTTCAGAATATTATGATCATGCTAGACAAGAAAATAATAATATTCTAATCTTTCTATTAATGCTTTATCAGCGTATTGTTTCCAGTAGTTCTAAAGCAGTTTTAAAATCTTTAGAAAGAAGATTAGCTACCATTAAAACCTTAACAAAGCAAGCTAAAATGGTTATGGAATACTCTCTTGATGATTTCTTTGATGTTCCCGGTGAACAACAATTATATGATTTAGAAAAGATTGTTCCCATCCTCAATAATCCTCATTTAGTTAAAAAGGAAATAAGTATCATTACAAGATGTATCGAACTGGCTAAAAATGCAGTTATTGGAAGAAATGATGCCAAAATGCGGGAACTTATAAAAATAATTGATGAACTTAAAAGAACTGAAAATGATAAGGATTTAAAGATTTTAATTTTCACAGAGTTTATTGAAACTCAAAAATATATCATTGAATCTTTGGAAAGAATTGGATATAAAACAGCTTACATTAATGGTAAATTAAGTCTTCAGGAAAAGATAGAACAGAAAACCAAATTCAAAGAATCTGCGCAAATAATGGTGTCAACAGATGCCGGTGGAGAAGGTATCAACCTGCAATTTTGTCATGTAGTGGTTAATTATGACCTACCGTGGAATCCCATGAAGATAGAACAGAGAATTGGTAGGGTAGATCGTATAGGCCAGGATAAAGACGTTATTGTGGTTAATTTTGTCCTTTCAGACACTATTGAAGAATATGTCAGGGATACCATTGAAGGAAAACTGGAGATAGTTAAAAAACAGTTTGGTGAGGATAAACTTCATGACATATTAACTACCTTAGATGAAGAATTTAGCTTCGATAAGTTGTATATTGATTACATTGTCAAAAATAAGGTTAATGATGAAGAACTTCAAGAAATATCTGATTTAATGTTCCAGAAAGCCACTGATGTTCTGGAAAAAGACGATATTCTAATTCCCTTCTCTGATGATGAAAACTTAAAGTCATTTGATGTAGAAGATATTAGACGAATCTCTACAAAAATACAGAGATTCACAGATTTATTCTTAGAAAAAAGAGGACTGGAATTAAAAGAATACCAGAATAAAGAGGGAGTATTCTATTTTAAAAATGATTTTAAAACAGACGTATTTCCTAAACACTTTTCTAAAGTCATTTTTGAACAGAATAAAGCTTTAGATGAAGAGGATGCTGATCTTTTATCCTTTAAACATCCTTATTTAAATGAATCACTTCTTGCAGCTAAAAATATGGGGAAAACATCATCCTTTAGCATAGAAGATAGCAATTTTGAAGGTACTCAAGGTTACTTATTCAATTTCCTATTCACTATCTCCAATAATTTTAATATAGATGAACAGCATGTCCTGACAGTATTCATTGATGATAATTTGAGATTTAATAGGAGAATATCTGATTATTTAAGTGACATGAGTGATTTAAATCTTTTAGATACAGAAAATACCGTACATACTGATATATCTGATTATTATTCTAAAGCAGAAAAGCAGGCAAATGAATTAGCAGAAAATATATTCTGGGAATTTGAACAAAACATTAAATCTAAAATTGAAGAAGATTTGGAAAAAATAAGACAATATTACAGGCAAAAAGAACATGCCATCCAAGAAATTAAGATTGATAACATTCGCCAGGGCCGGATGAAAGAATTGAAAAAAGAAAGATCTGAACGTATGCTTGAACTAAAAAAAGAATCCGAGTTATTCCCTGAAATTGAATGCTTCCAAGCAGCAAGAGTACTTTTTAAATAAGAGTGTTTTAGAGGGTTCAAATGCAAATGTGGTATGAAAAGATAATCACCTTAATCGAGGATCTAAATGTAGATGTTCTATTTGTAATCGATCCCACCCATCTAATAGATTATCAGGATATTAAAAATAAAATTAGTGAAAAATACTATATTTGTACTTTTGAAAATGAAATTAGGCTTAGAAGAATCCTTAGAGAAAATTTCACTAATCTCATGATTGTTTTTAATGATAAAGAAGCATTACCCTATGATCTTCTCTCAAATCATGCACAAATCAAAATTGGGCCTTCAGATATTTTTCCATATCTAAATGAAGAGATAGTTTCTTCTATTTCCTTTAATGATTATCAGAAAATTTATAGACATTATTTAAAGAAAAAAGACGATTTCTTTGAACAGCTATCCAAAAAAGATACAGAAACATTTTTAAAGAATATGGCATTAACTGAAGATGATTCCAAATATAAAGCATATGAATTAACAGAACAACTTAAAAAACAATCATTTAATATCAATTCTTCGAATTGGGGCAAGATCGCGAATATATATGGAGAAATCATGTATTTAGTTCATAAAAATAACCTTTCCCTAGAAATAGACGATTTGATTAATAAAATCCAATCAGAATTTATTAAATTTATCCTAAATGATTATGAGGATCTTACTTTTGATACAAAGTCTCATTTAAACTCCAATCTATTAAATATCATCAAAATAGATGAAAAAATTGCTCTTATATGCTTTGATTGTATGGGATTTGAGGAATGGCAGGTAATTTATGAATATTTAAAAGAAAATACTAATTTAGAGTTTGATGTTAAATATTCTTTTTCTATTCTTCCTAGTGAAACAGGATATTCCAGAGGAGCTTTATTTTCGGGATTAGTGCCCTTAGAAATACCTGAAAAGAAATCTAATCTTAGAATTGAAGAAGAATTGTTTAAAGAAGCTTTAAGTAATCATAATATTGATGAAAATGATGTTTACTTCAATAGATTCTCAAAACCAGACGAAGTACCTGAAGATTATGCTTTTGAAGATTATGAAGCCTTAGGAATTATTTTTTCATTTGTAGATGAGATAGTGCACAATAAATTAATGGATAAAAATTTACTCATTAATAGTATGGAAACTTTATTAAGAAATAGCAAACTCGACATGTTCCTTGATTCATTAGTCCAAAAAGGATTTAAAGTTTATTTATGCTCTGACCATGGGAATATTTTTTCACAGGGAAATGGAATAAATGTTCCTAAAAAGTTAGTTAATGAAAAAGCTCTCCGATATTTAATATCAGAACATAAAAATATCTTAAAAGAATACAAAGATGAAAATTCAATTATAATTCAGTTTAAAAAAATAATGGGTGAAGAATATATCCTTTTAATGACTGGAAACTCCATGTTAGGCCGAGAAAAAAATTCTAGACTTACACATGGGGGAATATCCATAGAAGAAGTTGTTTTACCATTTATTGAGGTGAAATC includes:
- a CDS encoding helicase-related protein is translated as MEIGDKILSDLYLEYGEGTIISKREIFSEEYFKIFFEDVCKTVEIKGDDIKPIETPLNLLSNSRFSPTLDFKLNYLAHSLKAIASEEKALSPVNFKIKPLPHQLLALNFVIDQFRPRCLLADEVGLGKTIEAALVMEELKLRNIVKRVLIVAPAGLTQQWKDELQLKFSEDFSIFDGNSFKSFKQLYGLETNVWTKFDNVITSIDFLKPRKSHSDLSEREKNRRDEHNKFVFEDCVNAGWDMVIIDEAHKLAKADGTEETARYKLGKALSDSVPIFLILTATPHQGKPDVFKNLLRLVDPYTFNRIEDLKPKNVKKITVKNRKRASIDFNGDKLFKERITTLRKIKWEMGVDDPEKELYQEVVNYVSEYYDHARQENNNILIFLLMLYQRIVSSSSKAVLKSLERRLATIKTLTKQAKMVMEYSLDDFFDVPGEQQLYDLEKIVPILNNPHLVKKEISIITRCIELAKNAVIGRNDAKMRELIKIIDELKRTENDKDLKILIFTEFIETQKYIIESLERIGYKTAYINGKLSLQEKIEQKTKFKESAQIMVSTDAGGEGINLQFCHVVVNYDLPWNPMKIEQRIGRVDRIGQDKDVIVVNFVLSDTIEEYVRDTIEGKLEIVKKQFGEDKLHDILTTLDEEFSFDKLYIDYIVKNKVNDEELQEISDLMFQKATDVLEKDDILIPFSDDENLKSFDVEDIRRISTKIQRFTDLFLEKRGLELKEYQNKEGVFYFKNDFKTDVFPKHFSKVIFEQNKALDEEDADLLSFKHPYLNESLLAAKNMGKTSSFSIEDSNFEGTQGYLFNFLFTISNNFNIDEQHVLTVFIDDNLRFNRRISDYLSDMSDLNLLDTENTVHTDISDYYSKAEKQANELAENIFWEFEQNIKSKIEEDLEKIRQYYRQKEHAIQEIKIDNIRQGRMKELKKERSERMLELKKESELFPEIECFQAARVLFK
- a CDS encoding PglZ domain-containing protein, giving the protein MQMWYEKIITLIEDLNVDVLFVIDPTHLIDYQDIKNKISEKYYICTFENEIRLRRILRENFTNLMIVFNDKEALPYDLLSNHAQIKIGPSDIFPYLNEEIVSSISFNDYQKIYRHYLKKKDDFFEQLSKKDTETFLKNMALTEDDSKYKAYELTEQLKKQSFNINSSNWGKIANIYGEIMYLVHKNNLSLEIDDLINKIQSEFIKFILNDYEDLTFDTKSHLNSNLLNIIKIDEKIALICFDCMGFEEWQVIYEYLKENTNLEFDVKYSFSILPSETGYSRGALFSGLVPLEIPEKKSNLRIEEELFKEALSNHNIDENDVYFNRFSKPDEVPEDYAFEDYEALGIIFSFVDEIVHNKLMDKNLLINSMETLLRNSKLDMFLDSLVQKGFKVYLCSDHGNIFSQGNGINVPKKLVNEKALRYLISEHKNILKEYKDENSIIIQFKKIMGEEYILLMTGNSMLGREKNSRLTHGGISIEEVVLPFIEVKSNERI
- a CDS encoding DNA methyltransferase, with product MDKKSVKPLEELLDSVRDIDGFPIGEDEDILALSDPPFYTACPNPYIEEFIEEYGTHYDPENDDYKRKPFIANVSEGKNSSIYNAFSYHTKVPHKAIIPFIEHYTEPGDIVFDGFCGSGMTGVAAQMSNRKAILSDISTVASFIAYNYNNPVHPKEFEKKANEIIKAVEKECGWMYETYHRGFDSKSNGIFSDDKSYQKGVINYTVWSDVLICPYCNAEYVFWDAAVIKETKKVKSDYLCPECDAKITKKSSKRAFEEFFDNSLRKKISQAKQVPVLINYKLGKKKFEKVPDKHDLNILKKINEMEIPFWYPTNELPNGFNTEQPKRSHGITNIHHFYTKRNLWVLSSIWEKIKDTNLKIMLLILLVNNSRMSRYGSRTGNVSGTLYVPSMMKELNVLEYLKRKLKGQRGILNPLKSLNKCLTENSSISINSITMLKLKDNSVDYIFTDPPFGSNLMYSELNLITESWLKVFTNNNKEAIINKTQNKALNEYTELMTQSFKEMYRILKPKRWITIVFHNSKASVWNSIQESVNRAGFIIEQVTTLDKQQGSFKQVTSAGAVKNDLIINAYKPKEEFSRRFIANAGENMEIDFITEILEHLPIRPNIGRTEQMLYSKTLAHYVENGFKIRFNSTNFHQLLSDNLTELDGYWFTDSQVKEYNEWKSGLSLDQLKEVLDGQQVLVVTDEKSALTWIYNFLNKPKDFSEILSAFNPISQKSDDVIPELREILDNNFIIENGKYRRPLNQQEKEEINKNREKELDRAFEKLLNQAKTQKGKIKNIRREALVHGFTKCYQEGRYQDILTIADKLYASTLESSGEIMDFIDIARIKTSGEE
- a CDS encoding DUF6079 family protein yields the protein MTQIKDLIQFGEIKDVIDIDSDIDTYDGQKTIVSDYIVSKRLKESVRKIISNISKPKSKSVLVIGGYGSGKSHLLAWIVSLLENGDLAEYISDDELKTEFKEELNRKFAVVQFELQPSSASLSEFFFDRVEQQLEEKYGIKIPQYISTGPEDFKKDLNEIISIIKEKDPKMGFVVIIDEISDFLKQKTKEEITRDLQFLRILGQVSISNDFRFIGSMQEHVFSNPKYVEQAEDFGRVSERFVQITISKEDIKEVISKRILKKSNEQKLELESLLSDYKEKFPPINANPDAFIDIFPIHPYVIKIFDELPYFEKRGVIQFSMEKVSQILYEEFPKFITYDAVFDEINSKHTIRNLDNIISIVDAVETLDTKIDTLPERDQEDALRLVKALGILAIYGKTKLNGATPEELANTLLILSEGMDSKDKIAVLLNRVRTAANGQYIVKDKDYYYLDVAGVDYEAIIERKIAGGIQKGMEDEEFLKLIKYSDLINSDREESYIRTFIDSCTWSDRKSFRLGSFIYDDNSENVINGEYDFNLVVLSPYKNQSKLSSSRNTGILSIGINDELNYILKRLAAIRLLISENFEKTVMQKLFSESEKEAKKLILKMFLEANIEIAGEKKKIKSVIPKEPDNFNEFFHDLKEKLFNDYFTEKYPKYPKFLNQLSHNNIKGEVEDTITSLTQKGESALFSNTKNMLVALGLLNIDGYIDTSTSIYSTRITEKLQENKGKNVSVEELVERLSISPFGLDKELIQLILVVLTYNGEINLRKKGGGTITSSDLAVIFKSGLRTFENIPYAIIDDGPDIEKLSKLFRAIDLNPGLIRDKKEISKALQEFRTKVLEIKEDIEGINSAFSEISLKTDPLINLSELEQKIGLIDEFPLEQLYSVKTANDFKKIEDLGDEADNIKGTIDLIQNIRGLILDYNEFIYKDYSYVENSLKWMEDYPKIFSESDRTILKDLEKEISPLIEINALLKSENRRMLKGKLQQYKLRYGTIYFSKHEKTIGQDIKWQKLEDINQNPEMKRLRNMKTITGINALRLNKMDEEIISLSHSKCNQLKEEQLHDTNYYCPWCKFPLNLKGIDNINQEIDILEDSIDEISKEWTTTILDDIEAYRDNIGLLSNEEQDIITEIKDKQELPDEINQEVISALNNLFKQIEPVKINPNSFIEFIFSDSASLDYDSFTEKLDQYKKEVLGNKDKRNIRILWEEE